One genomic window of Arvicola amphibius chromosome 4, mArvAmp1.2, whole genome shotgun sequence includes the following:
- the Dusp26 gene encoding dual specificity protein phosphatase 26: MCPGNWLWASMTFMARFSRSSSRSPVRTRGSLEEMSSAHHPFLNVFELERLLYTGKTACNHADEVWPGLYLGDQDMANNRRELRRLGITHVLNASHSRWRGTPEAYEGLGIRYLGVEAHDSPAFDMSIHFQTAADFIHRALSQPGGKILVHCAVGVSRSATLVLAYLMLYHHFTLVEAIKKVKDHRGIIPNRGFLRQLLALDRRLRQGLEA; the protein is encoded by the exons ATGTGTCCTGGTAACTGGCTCTGGGCCTCCATGACGTTTATGGCCCGCTTCTCCCGCAGCAGCTCAAGGTCCCCTGTTCGTACTCGAGGGAGCCTAGAGGAGATGTCCTCCGCTCACCATCCCTTCCTCAACGTCTTTGAGTTGGAGAGGCTCCTCTACACAGGCAAGACGGCCTGTAACCATGCCGACGAGGTCTGGCCAGGCCTCTACCTTGGAGACCA GGACATGGCCAACAACCGCCGTGAGCTCCGTCGCCTGGGCATCACCCATGTCCTCAATGCCTCACACAGCAGGTGGAGAGGCACCCCGGAGGCCTACGAGGGACTGGGCATCCGCTACCTGGGTGTCGAGGCCCATGACTCGCCAGCCTTTGACATGAGCATCCACTTTCAGACGGCTGCGGACTTCATCCATCGGGCACTGAGCCAGCCAGGAG GGAAGATCCTGGTACACTGTGCTGTGGGAGTGAGCAGATCGGCCACCCTGGTGCTGGCCTACCTCATGCTGTACCACCACTTCACCCTTGTGGAGGCCATCAAGAAAGTCAAGGACCACCGCGGCATCATCCCCAACCGGGGATTCTTGAGGCAGCTCCTAGCCCTGGACCGGAGGCTGCGGCAGGGTCTGGAGGCATGA